From the Deinococcus gobiensis I-0 genome, the window ACTGAACATGCTGTGGGGCGCCTTCGTGATGAAGGAAGCCGCCCGCAGCGCCCCGCGTCCGGCCTTCGACGCCTCACACCTCAACCCGCTGCTCCAGCTCCGGGGCGTGCTGGCCTACCCGGTCATCCGGCGGCTGGTGACGGTCAGCGTGCTGTTCGTGGTGCCCTTCTCGATCATGGGGGTCTCGAACGCGCTGCTGGCCCGCGACGTGCTGGGCTGGGGGCCGGGGCAGGTCAGCACCCTGTTCATGGTCGTGGGCGTGGCCGATATCGTGGCGCAGGGGCTGCTGCTCCCTTACCTCATCAGGTGGCTGGGCGAGCGCGGCGTGGCGCAGCTGGGCCTGGGCCTGGGGGCTGCCGGGCTGGTGTGCCTGGCGCTGCTGCCGGCGCTGGCCGCCGCGCCGCTGGCCTACCTGGGCGTGCTGCTCTTCGCCACGGGCGAGGGCATCTTCAATGCGGCGCTGGGCACGCTGCTCTCGCTCTCGGCCCCCGACGAGGCGCAGGGCCGCGTGCAGGGCGGGTCGCAGGCCTTCAACTCGCTCTCGCAGATCGTGGGGCCGCTGTCGGGCGGGGCGCTCTACTCGCGCTTCGGCGGTGGGGTGACCTACGGCGTGGGGGCGGCGATGGTCCTGGTGGCGCTGGCGGTCCTGACCGGCAGCCGTACCCCCAAGCCGCGGCCGGAAGCCCAGGCGGTCTGAATCCGGGGGCAACGGCGAGGGGGCCACGGAACATACCGTGGCCCCCTCCTTCTGTTCGGCTCTTAGACGCTCAGGGCCGGGCGGCGCACGCCCGCGAGCAGGGTGTCGATCACGTCGGCGGCGGTGTAACCCTCGGGCCACTTGGGCACGTCCGCGATGCTGTCGCCGCTCGTGACCAGCGGCAGCTCGGTCAGGCCGCCCTTCTGGATCTGGGCGTAGCCGGCGTCGGCCAGCAGGGCGTTGCACAGGCACTTGCGGCCCACGGTGTTTTCCAGCTTGCCGCCCTTGCTCAGGAAGGCGTCCACCGGCTCGGCGGGGCAGCGCAGCACGACCTTGCCTTCCACCTCGGCGGCCTCGCGCAGGTAGCCCACGTCGCAGATGCGGGTCCGGGCCTGGTACAGCTCCTCCTCAGCCAGCGTGCCGGGCAGCTGCGCCACCTTGAAGGGAAAGCCGGTGGGTGAGGCCAGCGGGTCCGTGAAGACCGTCAGGCGGTCCTCGTGGGCGCGGCGCTGCACCCGCGTGCGCAGCTCGTCGCGCATGCCCGAGTCGGCGCAGAAGGCGAACAGCGTGCCGAGCTGCACCCCGGCCGCGCCCTGGTCCAGCGCCGACTGCAGCGCCTCGGGGCTGCCGTAGCTGCCCGCCAGCCAGAAGGGCCGGTCGAGCTTGCGCATCTCGGCGAGGTCGGCCATGTCGCGCTCGCCGTAGACCGGCTGGCCCAGCTCGTCGTAGGTGACCTGCCCGCGCGGCGGGGCGTTGTGACCCCCGGCGGTCGGCCCCTCGATGATGAAGCCCTCGATGGATCCGCTCGCCTTGCGCGCCAGCACACCCGCCAGCACGTGCGAGGTCACGATGGGGTAGAACTTCGGCCGCGCCAGCGTCACTCCGCCGAAGCCGTACTCGGCCGGGTCGAAGGTGAGGAGCGGACCGCCGTTCTCGGCCTCCTTCACGTCCAGGCGCACCGAGCCGGGCTTGCCCTGGGCGAAGTTGTCCAGCACGCCGGGAATCTCGCGCGGAATACCCGCGCCCATGATCACCGTGTCCACCCCGGCCAGCACCGCGCCGTACAGCGAGGGCAGGGTGTGCATCTGCAACTTGGTGAGCAGGTTCACGCCGACCGGGTTGGCGTGGCCCTCGCGCGCCAGCCACACCTCGACGAAGCCGCCCATGACCGCCAGACTCCAGGCGGTGCGGTGGCTGGCGAGGCTGGGCAGCGGCACACGCTTGTAGGGCTGTTCCGAGGCGCGGCCTTCCGGCAGGAAATAGGTCTTCAGGGCGGCCGCCGCCGCGTCCCGGTCGGGGTAATGCTCCAGCGCGCGCCGGACGTGGCCGCCGGGGTCGCCGTCCTGGAGGCGGCGCACGAGCACGTTGTCGATGCCGGTGCCCGAAACCACGCCGAGCTGCCCCGTGCGCGACACCGCCTGGGCCAGTCCCCAGTCCGAGATGGCGACGCCCATGCCGCCCTGGATGATGCGGGGCAGCGGGGCGGAGGTGGGCGGGGCAGTCAGGTTCGTCATGGCAATTCTCCTGGGCCGTGGGTCATCTGGAACGCCTGAAAGACACGGCCCACGGATACTGCCTCCGAGTATCCCCTGCCCCGGCCTGCCCCGGCCCGGTTTGGAACGCGGTCAAGAAAAGCCGTAAAGGCCCGGCCGACTTTCCGTCCACCTTACGTTTATCCGCCCCCCGCCCTGACACAATGGCCCCATGAGTACGCTTCTGGACGTCGCCATCGTCGGGGCCGGGCCGGTCGGGCTGGCCGCCGCCATCGCCTGCAAACGTGCGGGCCTGAGTTACGTGGTGCTGGAAAAGGGCTGCGTGGTGAACGCGATCTTCGAGTACCCGACCTACATGGGCTTTTTCACGACCGCCCCCGAACTGGAAATCGGCAATCACCCGATGGTCACCGGCCACGACAAGCCCGACCGCCGCGACGCGCTGATGTACTACCGCCTCGTGACCCAGCGCGAGGAACTGAAGGTCGAGCAGTACACCGAGGTGACGAAGGTCCACGCCGCGCCCGCCGGTTTCACGCTGGAGATCGAGCGGCGCGACGGTACCCCCGGCGTGGTCGAGGCCCGGCGCGTGGTCGTGGCGACCGGCTACTACGACAACCCGCTGGGCCTGGGCATCCCCGGCGAGGACTCCGAGAACGTCAGCCACTACTACACCGAGGCCCACCCCTTCATGGGCCTGAACGTCACCGTGATCGGGGCGGGCAACTCGGCGGCCGACGCGGCGCTGGACCTGTGGCGCGGCGGCGCGAAGGTCACGATGGTCGTGCGCGCCCCCGAACTCAAGAGCACCATCAAATACTGGGTGCGCCCGGACCTGGAAAACCGCATCAAGGAGGGCAGCATCACGGCGCACTTCAACTCGCGCGTCGTCGAGATCCACCCCGAGCACGTGCGGGTGCAGCGCGAGGACGGCACCACCTGGGAGCTGCCCACCGACTTCACCTTCGCCCTGACCGGCTACCGCCCGGACCTGTCCTTCCTGGCGGGTCTGGACCTCGCCACGCAGCCCGACGAGTGCCTGGTCCTCGACGAGCACTATCAGAGCAGCGTGCCCGGCCTGTTCGTGGTCGGCTCGGCGGGCTTCGCGGGGCGCACCAACCAGGTGTTCATCGAAAACGGGCGGCACCACGCCCTGCTGGCGGTCGCGGAGATCGAGCAGCAGCTCGGCACGCGCGACCTGCGCCCGGCCTGAAGCGCCCCCCGTTCATGAAGCGGCTGGCCCCGGCGGTCAGCCGCCGTTCATGGTGTGGGCGCAGGCGCGTGGGATACTGCGGCACGATGAAGAGCCTCCACCGCGCCCTGCTGGGTGCCCTGCTCGCGCTCGGTCCGGCCCAGATCGCCGTCGCCCAGACCCAGACCCCGGCGGCCCCGGCCACCCCAGCCCAGATTCCGGCCGTCCCGGTCCAGCCCCCCGTCAGCCCCACGCCCACGCCGACGGGGCCCGAGGTGCCGGTCACGCCCACACCGGAGACGCCGGCTCCGGTCACGCCGACGCCAGCCCCTACCCCGGCCCCCGCCACGCCGACCCCGGAGGTGCCCGCCCCGGTCACCCCTGCTCCTGCGGCCCCCAAACCGGCGCCTACGCGGCCGGTGGTCAGCGCGCCGCTGCTCATTTCGGTCAAGGCGGCGCTGCCCGCCATCGTGGACGGCAAAAAGACCACCGTTCCCTTCGTGCAGACCCTCTCGATCCCGGGGCCACGCATGGCGCAACTCCGCGCCAAGGGGACCATCACCGAAAGTCTGGACGCCGACCTGACCCGCTTCGTGGCTTCGGTGTCCGGCCCGGCGCGCGACGCCCGCTTCGAGCCGGTCGGGGACGGCTGGGCCGTCGTGCAGCGCAACGCCCTGACGGTGGACCGCGCGGCCACCCGCGCGGCGGTGCTCGCGGCGCTCAAAGACCCGCGCGGCGTGCAGGCGAACGTGGTCGTGACCGGGCAGACCGCGCCCAAACGCACCCTCGACTTCTTCATGTCGCGTGGCGTCACCGCCTACTACGCCACCGGCCAGACGAGCTACTACGGCAGCAGCGCTGCCCGCGTGACCAACATCCACGTCGGGGCGCGCAATTTCCAGGACCGGCTGGTCGAGGGGCGCGCGGTGTCCTTCAACGCGCTTATCGGCCCGGTCAGTGCCCGCAACGGATATGTCCCGGGACTGGTCATCGCCGGGGACCAGACGGCGACCGGCGTAGGCGGCGGCATCTGTCAGGTGAGCACGACCGTGTTCCGTGCGCTGTACGGCGCCGGCCTGCCCATCGTGCAGCGCCAGAACCACTCGTATCAGGTGCACTACTACGATCCGCAGGGCCTCGACGCGACCATCTACCAGCCCACGCTGGACCTCAAGTTCACCAACGACTCCGGCGGCGCGCTGTGGTTCCAGACCGACTGGGACGACGAGTCCTCAGTGCTCACCGTTCACGTCTTCGGGCGTCCCCGGGACTTTACGGTCAGCATCGGCGCGCCGCGTACCCTGAAATCCACGCCGTCGCCCGCCGACCGTCTCATCTACGACGCCTCCATGCCCGCCGGACAGCGCCAGCAGGTGGATTGGGCCGCGCCGGGGGCCGTCATCGAGGTCACGCGCAGCTTCGTGCGGGACGGCAAGGCCTTCAAGCAGGACGTGCTCAAGAGCAGCTACCGGCCCTGGCCCAACATCTTCCGGGTCGGCACCAAGAAGTAAAGCCAAGGGGAGGGGCCGGGACGCGACATGCTCCTGGCCCCTCCCCTGTTCGCCTACTCGGCGGCGTAGCCCAGCAGATCCAGGATGCGGTCGAGTTCCTCTCGCGAACCATAGTTCAGCTCGATGCGGCCCTTGTCCTCGCCGGTGATGCGCACCTTGGTCCCGGTGCGGCGGCTGAGGTCGAGTTCCAGCTGCCGGTAGGTGCGCGGCGGCTTGACGGCGATGGGCCGGGATTCGGGCACCTCGCGCTTCAGGGCCTCGGCCCCGCGCACATTCAGGCTGCGGCTGCGGATCTGGTCCAGCGCCCAGGCCCGGTCGCCTTCCGGCTGCGCCAGGATGGCCCGCGCGTGCCCGGCGCTGATCTCGCCGGCGTCCAGGGCTTGCAGGGCCTCGGCGGGCAGCGTCAGCAGCCGCAATGCATTGGCGACGGTGCTGCGGCCCTTGCCGACGGCCTGCGCCACGCCCTCTTGGTTTAGCCCCTGTTCCAGCAGGGCCTGATACGCCCGCGCCTCTTCCAGCGGTCCCAGGTCCTCGCGCTGAAGGTTCTCCACGATGGCGATTTCCAGCGCCTCGCGGTCGCCCAGGTCGCGGAT encodes:
- a CDS encoding tetracycline resistance MFS efflux pump, with the protein product MTETSSPSAAVPKRPPFLFLLTTAFLFSIGMTLVFPVLPFIVAQYVPDVPRQATVIGWLTACFALLSFFSAPVMGALSDAYGRKPVLLLALLGSAIGYVLFGIGGSLWILFLGRAIDGLTAGGMSALFGYIADSTSREDRGKIFGQIGATVGAGFIIGPAIGGALSHLSLSAPMFAAAGVCLLNMLWGAFVMKEAARSAPRPAFDASHLNPLLQLRGVLAYPVIRRLVTVSVLFVVPFSIMGVSNALLARDVLGWGPGQVSTLFMVVGVADIVAQGLLLPYLIRWLGERGVAQLGLGLGAAGLVCLALLPALAAAPLAYLGVLLFATGEGIFNAALGTLLSLSAPDEAQGRVQGGSQAFNSLSQIVGPLSGGALYSRFGGGVTYGVGAAMVLVALAVLTGSRTPKPRPEAQAV
- a CDS encoding nitronate monooxygenase, encoding MTNLTAPPTSAPLPRIIQGGMGVAISDWGLAQAVSRTGQLGVVSGTGIDNVLVRRLQDGDPGGHVRRALEHYPDRDAAAAALKTYFLPEGRASEQPYKRVPLPSLASHRTAWSLAVMGGFVEVWLAREGHANPVGVNLLTKLQMHTLPSLYGAVLAGVDTVIMGAGIPREIPGVLDNFAQGKPGSVRLDVKEAENGGPLLTFDPAEYGFGGVTLARPKFYPIVTSHVLAGVLARKASGSIEGFIIEGPTAGGHNAPPRGQVTYDELGQPVYGERDMADLAEMRKLDRPFWLAGSYGSPEALQSALDQGAAGVQLGTLFAFCADSGMRDELRTRVQRRAHEDRLTVFTDPLASPTGFPFKVAQLPGTLAEEELYQARTRICDVGYLREAAEVEGKVVLRCPAEPVDAFLSKGGKLENTVGRKCLCNALLADAGYAQIQKGGLTELPLVTSGDSIADVPKWPEGYTAADVIDTLLAGVRRPALSV
- a CDS encoding YpdA family putative bacillithiol disulfide reductase, with the protein product MSTLLDVAIVGAGPVGLAAAIACKRAGLSYVVLEKGCVVNAIFEYPTYMGFFTTAPELEIGNHPMVTGHDKPDRRDALMYYRLVTQREELKVEQYTEVTKVHAAPAGFTLEIERRDGTPGVVEARRVVVATGYYDNPLGLGIPGEDSENVSHYYTEAHPFMGLNVTVIGAGNSAADAALDLWRGGAKVTMVVRAPELKSTIKYWVRPDLENRIKEGSITAHFNSRVVEIHPEHVRVQREDGTTWELPTDFTFALTGYRPDLSFLAGLDLATQPDECLVLDEHYQSSVPGLFVVGSAGFAGRTNQVFIENGRHHALLAVAEIEQQLGTRDLRPA
- a CDS encoding VanW family protein gives rise to the protein MKSLHRALLGALLALGPAQIAVAQTQTPAAPATPAQIPAVPVQPPVSPTPTPTGPEVPVTPTPETPAPVTPTPAPTPAPATPTPEVPAPVTPAPAAPKPAPTRPVVSAPLLISVKAALPAIVDGKKTTVPFVQTLSIPGPRMAQLRAKGTITESLDADLTRFVASVSGPARDARFEPVGDGWAVVQRNALTVDRAATRAAVLAALKDPRGVQANVVVTGQTAPKRTLDFFMSRGVTAYYATGQTSYYGSSAARVTNIHVGARNFQDRLVEGRAVSFNALIGPVSARNGYVPGLVIAGDQTATGVGGGICQVSTTVFRALYGAGLPIVQRQNHSYQVHYYDPQGLDATIYQPTLDLKFTNDSGGALWFQTDWDDESSVLTVHVFGRPRDFTVSIGAPRTLKSTPSPADRLIYDASMPAGQRQQVDWAAPGAVIEVTRSFVRDGKAFKQDVLKSSYRPWPNIFRVGTKK
- the parB gene encoding ParB/RepB/Spo0J family partition protein ParB translates to MSKKSSLGRGLDALLSRPAAEAGTPDPVGQGLNVQTLKIERIAQAAYQPRQVFAPEALAELAQSIREKGVLQPLLVRPRGDAFEIVAGERRWRASQLAGLTELPVIIRDLGDREALEIAIVENLQREDLGPLEEARAYQALLEQGLNQEGVAQAVGKGRSTVANALRLLTLPAEALQALDAGEISAGHARAILAQPEGDRAWALDQIRSRSLNVRGAEALKREVPESRPIAVKPPRTYRQLELDLSRRTGTKVRITGEDKGRIELNYGSREELDRILDLLGYAAE